The following is a genomic window from Streptomyces sp. BHT-5-2.
CGCCGGGGCGGCCGCCGGCGGTGACCGCGACGGTGGCGGACTGCGGGGTGCCGATCACCCGCTCCGGCTTGTGCAGTCCGGCGGCGCGGATCTCGTCGAGGTCGGCGCGCAGATCGTCGCGTACGGCGTCGAACATCAGGAGGGTCTCCTTAGGAGTGGAGGTCGGCGGCGGAGGGCCGGCGCGCAGCGCCGTCATCTGGGGGTGGAGGTCGGGCGACGGGAGGGAGGGAGGGAGGGGAGCAACCGGGGCGGGTGCTAGGCGCTCCAGTCGAGGATGACCTTGCCGCCCTGGCCGCTCGCCGCGTCGGCGAAGGCGGCGTCGAACTCCTGGTACGGGTAGCGGCCGGTGATCACGGGGGCGAGGTCGAGGCCGCCCTCCAGCAGCACCGACATCGCGTACCAGGTCTCGAACATCTCCCGGCCGTAGATGCCCTTGATCGTGATCATGGAGGTGACGATCCGGGACCAGTCGACCGGGAACTCCTCGGCGGCCAGGCCCAGCACGGCGATCCGGCCGCCGTGCGTCATGTTGCCGATCATGTCGCGCATCGCCTCGGGCCGGCCGGACATCTCCAGGCCGACGTCGAAGCCCTCGCGCAGGCCCAGTTCGCGCTGGCCGTCCGCGATGGAGCCGTGGGCGACGTTGAGGGCGAGGCTGACGCCGACCTTGCGGGCCAGCGCCAGGCGCTGCTCGCTGACGTCGGTGATCACCACATGGCGGGCGCCGGCGTGCCGGGCGACCGCCGCCGCCATGATGCCGATCGGCCCGGCACCGGTGATCAGGACGTCCTCGCCGACCAGCGGGAAGGAGAGCGCGGTGTGCACGGCGTTGCCGAACGGGTCGAAGACCGCGGCGATGTCGAGGTCGACCGGGACCCGGTGCACCCAGACGTTGCCGGCGGGCAGCGCGACGTACTCGGCGAAGGCGCCGTCCCGGCCGACGCCCAGGCCGACCGTGGCGCGGCACAGGTGGCGCCGGCCGGCCTGACAGTTGCGGCAGTGGCCGCAGACCAGGTGGCCCTCGCCGCTGACCAGGTCGCCGGTGTTGATGTCGGTCACGTCCCGGCCGGTCTCGACGACCTCCCCGACGAACTCGTGGCCGACGGTCAGCGGGGTGCGCACCGACTGCTGCGCCCAGCCGTCCCAGGCGCGGATGTGCAGATCGGTGCCGCAGATGCCGGTGCGCAGCACCTTGATCAGCACATCCCCCGGGCCGATCGCCGGCTCCGGCACGTCCGTCAGCCAGAGTCCCGGTTCCGCCTTCTGCTTGACCAGTGCCTTCACCGCATCGGCTCCCGTACGTGAATGAGTGCTGTGACGTCACGGGGGCCGGGTGCGGCCCGCCGATCTCGGCCAGAAATCTTCCGTATGGCGGGCTCCGGGTCCATCGAGGATTTCTTAACCGCGCCCGCAGATCACCTTTACGCCCCACTCGTCACAAGAATGCAGAGCCGTCACATCAGCCTCCGGTGGGGTCGTCAGCAGCGGGAAACGCGGCCCGGTGGGGCGGGAGTTGCCGCTCCCTCGCCGCCGGCATCAGTCCGGTGGCCCCGGGCCGGTCACGGTGAACAGCCCGCCGTCCGGATCGCGCACCATCGCGCGGCTGCCGGTCCCGTCCCGGGTCGCGGTCACCGGGGTGACGGTGCCGCCGGCGTCCACCGCGGCCTCGGTCACCGCCGGGACGTCCGGCACCCGGAAGTGCACATGCCACTGCGGCCGCACCCGCGGATCCGGGGCGGCCTCCACCGCCCCGCCGCGCAGCGCCGCCACCACATGCGTCCCGTCGTGCACGATCACCTGGTCGTGCTCGTACGTCACCTGGCAGCCGCCAGGTTTCTCCGACGCCCAGTCGAAGACCTCGGCGTAGAAGATGGCCGCGGCGAACGCGTCCCTGGTGCGCAGTTCCAGGATCGCCGGGGCGTGGCCGGTGCCCACCGACCAGGCCAGCGTCTGCCCCTCCCAGAAGCCGAAGGTGGCTCCGTCGCGGTCCGCGGCGAGGGCGGCCCGCCCCGGTCCGAGCTTGAGCGGCCCCACCGCGACCGTGGCACCGCGCTCCCGGATCCGGGCGGCGGCGTCGTCGGCGTCCGGCACCGCGAAGTACGCGGTCCAGGCCACCGGCACCTGGAAGCTCGGCGCCAGCGCCCCGATCCCGGCGACCGGCTCCCCGTCGTGCAGGGCGACCGAGAACTCCTCGCCGAGGCTGGCCGAGCGGAACTGCCAGCCCAGCACGGCTCCGTAGAAGCGATGGGCGGACTGCAGGTCGCTGGTCATCAGGCTCACCCAGCAGGGCGCGCCGCGTACCGGAGCGGTCGGGCGGGGCGACGGCATCGACATCTGCCTCCTGGTGCTCGGGCCGTTCGACGGGTGAACGTGGGTCAGCCCGCGCGGGTCGGCGTGGATCGCGGCCGGGTCCTCGGCGCCCCCTCCCACTGTGCCAGCGACCGCCCGGCCCCGCACCAAGGGACGCCCGCCCCGCCGGTCGCCCGCTCGGTGCAGGGCCGGTTGTGCGGCTCGATACCGGGCTCGATGCTGGAGGTACCGAACCGGGCTGGGTTGATGCCATGAACGCATGGAACGCGGCGACGAGCGCCGACTTCCGTGGTCCCCTCGACGTCACCAGGGCGGCCACGGCGGTCCTGGACGCCCGGGGGCTGGTGATCGGGTGGAGCGCGGCGGCCCGGAAGCTGCTGGGCTACGCACCGGAGGAGATCGTCGGCCGGCCCGCCGCCACCTTCCTGCCGGGCACGGCCGACCGTGCCCCGGGCCCCACCGAACCGTCGGCCCCGGACATGTCCCACATCGAGGCCCGCACCGCACGGCACGCCGACGGCCACCGGCTGCCGGTGGCGATCACCATGTGCCCGCTGGCCGACGCGCTCCAGAACGCCGCGGCCGGCCCGGCCCGGGTGCTGGTGGCGACCGGGCTCGACGACCTGCGGCGGTGGGAGGCGCGCCAGGCGATGCTGCACGGGCTGGCGACGCAGTCGCCGGTGGGGTTGGCCATCTACGACAACGACCTGCAACTGACGTGGTTCAACAGCTCGTACGGGCGGGAGATCGGGCTGCCGCTGCGGCAGTTGATCGGCAAGCGGGCGAACGAACTGTATCCGGGCGAGTTCGTGACCGAGGGCTACCCGCACGCGCTGGAGGCGGTGATGCGCCATGTGCTGGCGACCGGCGAGCCCTTCGTCGATCTGCACTTCGTCGGCGAGCAGCCCACCGATCCGGGCACCGAGCACGTCTGGTCCTGCTCCTACTACCGGCTCCAGGACCCGGACGGGCGGGTGCTGGGGGTGTGCGAGGACTCCTTCGACATCACCGACCGCTACCAGGCGCAGCGCCGGCTGAACCTCCTGGTGGAGGCCGGCCGGCGGATCGGCACCACGCTGGACGTGGTCGGCACCGCACGGGAGGTGACCGAGGTCGCGGTCCCGGACTTCGCGAGCACCGTGACCGTCGACCTGGTGCGCTCGGTGCTGGAGGGCGGCGACCCGGAGCCGGACGAGGCCGGGATGCCCGAACTGGTCCGGGTCGCCGCCCGCTCCCGGGACGACCCGCCGGACCGGCCGCCGACCCCGCCCCACCCGGTCGCCTACCGGCGGGGCATGCTGCCGTACCGGAGCCTGTCGTCGGGCGGGCTGATCCGCACCGAGCGGACGATCGTGGTGCCGCTGCGGGCCGGTGGCCCGCTCATGGGGCTGGTCACCTTCGACCGCGGCGACAGCCCGCGGGTCTTCGACGGCGGCGAGGTCGACCTGGCCGACGAACTGGTCGTGCGGGCCGCGGTCTCCATGGACAACGCCCGCCGGTTCGCCCGGGAGCACACCGCGGCGCTCACCCTCCAGCGCGATCTGCTGCCCCAGCACCTGCCCCCGCAGTCCGCGGTGGACGCGGCATACCGCTATCTGCCCAGCGACGACCGGGCCGGGGTCGGCGGCGACTGGTTCGACGTGATCGGGCTGTCCGGCACCCGGGTCGGACTGGTGGTGGGGGACGTGGTCGGGCACGGTCTCCAGGCCGCCGCCACCATGGGGCGGCTGCGCACGACCGTACGGGCGCTGGCCCGGATGGACCTGGCGCCCGACGAGCTGCTCGGCCGGCTCGACGACCTGGTGGGGCAGGCCCCGGAGGAGCGCGCCGCCGGGGGCGCGGCGGAGCCCGGCCCGGGCGATGTGACACCCGGGGTGACCTGCCTCTACGCGGTCTACGACCCGGTCTCGCGGCACTGCACGATGGCCCGGGCCGGGCATCCGCCGCCGGCGATCGTGACGCCCGGCGGCGCGGTGTCCTTCCCGGACCTGCCGGCCGGGCCGCCACTGGGGCTGGGCGGCCTGCCGTTCGAGTCCTGGGAGACCCAGCTGCCGGTGGGCAGCCTGCTGGCACTGTTCACCGACGGGCTGCTGCGCGACCGGGAGCGGGACGTCGACGCCGGACTGGCGATCCTGGGCGAGGTGCTGCGGGCGGACGCGCGGCCACTGGAGGAGCTGTGCGACCGGGCGCTGGCGGAACTGCTGCCGGGCGGGGCGACGGCCGACGACGCGGCGCTGCTGCTGGTGCGGACCCGGGAGCTGGACGCCCGGCAGGTGGCCGCCTGGGAGCTGCCCGCGGAGCCGGCCGCGGTCGCCACCGCCCGGGAGCTGGCCACCGGGCAGCTGGCGCGGTGGGGCCTGGCGGAGCTGTCCTACGCGACCGAGCTGATGGTCAGCGAACTGGTCACCAACACCGTGCGGCACGCGTCCGGACCGGTGCACCTGCGGCTGCTGCGGGATCTGGCGCTGGTGACGGAGGTGTCCGACACCGCCCACACCTCGCCGCACCTGCGGTACGCCGCGAGCGACGACGAGGGCGGCCGGGGGCTGTTCATCGTCGCGCAGCTGGTGCAACGCTGGGGGACGCGGTACACGCCGTCCGGCAAGACGATCTGGACGGAGCAGGCGTTCCCGGCGGACTATCCGGGGGCTCCGCGGCCGGTGGGCTGAGCAGGCGGGCCGGTGTACGCCGTGCGGGTCGGCGAAGCCGGTCCCATGATGGAAACCACCAACGAGGTCCCGGCACTCGGCGGGCGAGGAAAGAGGAGGACCTGTGACGACCAATGGCAGTGAGACCCCGGCCCAGCAGCGGCCAGCGGAGCTGTACACCGGTAGCGAACGGCCCTTCGACGCGGAGGACCTGGTCAGGGCGTCCGGGCGCGAGCCCACGCCGCACAGCCTGGCCTGGGCCCAGCGCCTGATCGATGAGAAGGGGCGGGCCGCCATCGAGCGGTATCTGCCCTAGTGGTGGCGGTGCGGCGGTGACGCCGCGCCCCGTCCGTCCGGCCCGGAGGCGGCGGCCCCCGGGCCGCGGCATGCGCGGTGCGACCCACCACTACCCTCTCGGTACATGACAATCGAACGGATCGATCCGCCCTCGCAGGCCGGTGAGCGCGAGATGCTCCGCGCCTACCTGGACTTCCACCGGGCCACCCTGGCGATGAAGGTCGAGGGGCTGACCGACGAACAGCTGCGGCGGCGCTCGATGCCGCCGTCGACGCTCTCCCTGCTCGGCCTGGTGCGGCACCTGGCCGAGGTGGAGCGCACCTGGTTCCGCCGGGTGGTCAACGGCGAGGACATTCCGCTGGTCTGGTCCGAAGAGGGCGACTACCAGGCCGCGTTCGACGACGGCGAGTCCACCGGCGCCTCGGCGCTCGCCACCTGGCAGACGGAGGTGGCGCACTCCCGGCGCATCGAGGAGGCCGCCGAGTCCCTGGACATCACCGCCCACCAGCCCCGGTGGGGCAAGGACGTCTCGCTCCGCCTGATCATGCTGCACATGATCCACGAGTACGCCCGGCACAACGGCCATGCCGACTTCCTGCGCGAGGGCGTGGACGGGGCCACCGGCCCCTGAGCCCCGCGGCGGACGCCCGCAGCCGCCCACGGCCGTCCGCACATACGACGAGGTCCCTTCCCCACGCGGGAAAGGGACCTCGGCTGCTTCTCCTGAGCGCCCGGCCGGCCTTGCACCTGCATCTCCCACCGGTTGGTGGACGTCTTTCCTTGGACCACGGACGCGCGACTCCCGTCCGCAGGACCGGAGTTCGTCCATGATCATAGCGGACTTCCGGGCCCCGTTTCGCCAGGCGGACTTCCGGCCGAACATGGCCGAAGATGACGGAAACGCCCCTGCCCGCGACGGTCCGCGAACGGCCGGCCCGCGCGGGATGCGAGGGTGTGCAGTCCAACGACGGGCCGTGGGGCCCGCCCTGACGAGGAGGAACAGGCATGGCCGCGCCGAGCGAAGAGGCCCACGGACCGGGAGGGCCGCGCAGCCTTCTGCCGGACGACACCCTGCCGCTGCGCCCGGCCACCGCGCAGGCCACCGCGCCCGCCCCGGCACCCGAACCCGAACCGAAGGGCGGCACCGGCCGCCTGGGCAGGTCCAGCGCCCTGATGGCGGCGGGCACGATCGTCTCCCGGATCACGGGATTCCTGCGCACGCTCGTCATGGCGGCCGCGATCGGCGTCAGTACGCTCAACGACTCCTACCAGGTCGCCAACACCCTGCCGACGATGATCTACGTGCTGGTGAGCGGCGGGGCGCTGAACGCGGTGTTCGTCCCGCAGCTCGTCCGCGCCATGAAGAACGACGAGGACGGCGGCGAGGCGTACGCCAACCGCCTGCTCACGCTCGTCGTCATCGTCCTCGCCGGCGTCACCACGCTCGGCGTCCTGGCCGCTCCGCTGCTGGTGCGCATGATGTCCCCGGACATCGCCGCCGACCCCCAACGCATGGCCCTCACCGTGGCGTTCGCCCGCTACTGCCTGCCCACCATGTTCTTCATGGGACTCCATGTCGTGCTCGGGCAGATCCTCAACGCCCGCGGCCGCTTCGGCGCGATGATGTGGACCCCGGTCCTCAACAACGTCGTCATCATCGCCGCCTTCGGCGCCTTCATCTGGGCCTTCGGCAGCTTCACCGACTCCGGCGTCAGCGCGGCGACCATCACCCCCGAGGGCGTCCGGCTGATCGGCCTGGGCACCCTGCTCGGCCTGGCCGTCCAGGCACTGGCCATGCTGCCGTACCTGCGCGAGGCCGGCGTCCGGCTCCGCCCCCGCTTCGACTTCCGCGGCCACGGCCTGGGCAGGGCCGTCGGTCTGGCCAAGTGGACGCTGCTGTTCGTGCTAGCCAACCAGCTCGGCCTGATCGTCGTCACCGAGCTCGCCACCAAGGCGGGCGCCCTCGCCGAGCGCGCCGGCCACCCCGGCTCCGGCATCACCGCCTACAACTACGCCTACCAGATCTGGCAGATGCCGCAGGCCATCATCACCGTCTCGGTCATGACCGCCGTGCTGCCACGGATCTCCCGCGCCGCCCTGGACGGCGACGCCGCCGCCGTCCGCCACGACATCTCCTACGGCCTGCGCACCTCGGCCGTCGCCGTCGTCCCCTGCGCCTTCGCCTTCCTGGCGCTGGGCACGCCGATGGCCACCCTGCTCTACGCCGGCTCGGGCAGCGAGGGCGCCCAGGGCATCGGTCATGTCCTGATGGCCTTCGGCCTGGGCCTGGTCCCCTACTCCGCGCAGTACGTCGTCCTGCGCGGCTTCTACGCCTACGAGGACACCCGCACCCCCTTCTTCAACACCCTCGTCGTCGCCGCCGTCAACGCCGCCGCCTCCGCGCTGTGTTACGTCCTCCTCCCCGCACACTGGGCCGTGGCCGGCATGGCCGCCTCCTACGGCCTGGGCTTCGCCGTCGGAATCGTCGTCGCCTGGCGCCGGCTGCGCAGCCGACTGGGCGGCGACCTGGACGGTGCGCGCGTCCTGCGCACATACGCGCGCCTGTGCGCCGTCTCCGCACCGGCCGCGCTCGCCGCCGGAGTCACCGCCACCGCCCTGCTCCACGCCATGGGCAGCGATGCCCTGGGCTCCCTGACCGCCCTGGCCGCCGGCACGGCCGTCCTCCTCGCCCTCTTCCTCGTCCTCGCCAAGCTGTTCAAACTCCCCGAACTCGACGCGATGTCCACCATGCTCCGCAGCCGCCTCGGCCGCTGACCCCGACCGGACCGCCCGGTCATGGCCGGAGCTCCTGCCAGGCCAGCTCCTTGAGCGCCATCCGGGCGGCCGGGGCATGGCCGGGGATGTCGGCCCAGTACGGATGCGTGGCGATCTGCACGGAGAGCCGCTGAAGTCGGCGGCGCAGCACGGCAGTCCGCGCCGGGCTCTCCTCGGCTGCGAGCTCTTGATAGGCGGCGTACCAGGCGGACTGGGCCCGGACGAGGTCACTGGGAAAGGCGTAGTTCGTCACACCAGAAATTGCATCACGTGTTCGAATTCCGGCGCAGCACTCACACGAGTGAATGCGCCGGCGCCACCGCCCTACGCCACTGGTTCTTGGACGCGTACCGGCGGCCCTCCACGGACGCGAGTCCGCGATGGAGGCGAGCCCGCGACAGCTCGGCGGCCGATCCACGCAACGCACCGCCGCGCATGTCCGCCGCGGCGGTGGGAAGGACCAGTCCCGTACGAGGGAGTCCCGGAAGTGGCCGAGGAACGAGGGGAGTCGGAAGTGATTCGAAGGCTGCAGGCGGTCGCGCTGGACTGCGCCGATCCGGTACGGCTGGCGGAGTTCTACGCGGGCCTGCTCGGCGGCCGGGTGGTCGCTAAGCCGGAGGAGCCCGACTGGGTCGAGGTGCACGGGTTCGAGGGAACGCCCCTGGCCTGCCAGCGGGTGGACGGCTACCGGCCGCCCGAATGGCCCGGCCACCGGTATCCGCAGCAGCTCCACCTGGATTTCGACGTGGACGACCTCGACGGGGAGGAGAAGCGGGCGCTCGCCCTCGGCGCGACCGTGCTGGAGCGGACGGACCAGCTCCGCCCGGAGGCCAACTGGCGGGTCTACGCGGACCCGGCCGGCCATCCGTTCTGCCTCTGCCTCCACTGAGCCCTTCGGGCCCACCACGGCGACCCGGTCGGGGACCGGGTCGCTTCAGCTGATCGCGGACCTGCACGGACCTCAAGCCGCTCGTGCCACGGGAGTGCGCTGCGCCCGCGCCCCGTGGCCTTCTCGTACCCGGCGTCACGGGCCTTCGGCGGCCGCGATCAGGAAGTTGGGCAGGTGGACGTAGCTCGTGATGCCGGGGGTGGTGGCCTCTTCCTCGCGGGCCGCACGGGGGTCGAGTCCCGGCTCGGCGATCTCGCGCAACCGGCAGCCGAGGGCGGCGAGTTCGTTGAGATAGGCCGAGAGCGGACGGTGGAAGTCGGGGGCGTGGGTCCGGGCGAGCCGGTACTCCTCCAGATAGCGGCGCAGGCGGTAGTCGCCGTGCTCGCGCCACGTCGACAGCAGCTGTTCAAACGCCGGGTGGTTGACGGAGAAGAGGAACAGTCCGCCGGGGCGCAGCGCCTCGACGCAGGCGCGCATGGCCGGTTTCCAGTCCGGGACGGCCGGCAGCACCATGCTGCACACCACGGCGTCGAACGGACCGCCGAGGTCCGGCAGCCGGGTCAGATCGGCCTGGACGTACACGATGCCCTGGGCGCGGGCGCGTTCCTTCTCCTGTGCGTAGCCGAACATCGTGTCGGTGGGCTCGACGCCGGTGACCTGCGCGCCGCGGGCGGCGAGCAGACGGCTGAAGTAGCCGTGCCCGCACCCCGCGTCCAGGATGCGGCGCCCGTTCACGTCGCCGAGCATCCGCAGCAGCACCGGGTTGACCAGATGGCGTTTGGCGAAGTCGCCGTCGGGCTCCATCGCCTCCAGGGCCGCGCGGGGAATGTCGTTCCACTGCCGGATCGCCGCGTCGTTCGTCGGTTGCGTGGTCACCGACCGGAGCGTAGTGCGGTCGGGGCGGCCGCCCGTGAGAGGCAAAGCGGCCAACCGGCGGACCGGGCGGGCTCACAGCTCGGTCTTGATCTTCTTCATGGTCAGATGGGACTCCACCCGCAGCACCCCGCGCAGACCGGTCAGTTTGCGGGTCAGGAACGCCTCGTAGGCGGCGTGGTCGGCGACCGTCACCCGCAGGAAATAGTCCGGCCGCCCGAAGAACCGCCGCAGTTCGACGACCTCCTCGTAGGCGGCCACCGTGTTCTCGAACTCCTCGACGGTCTCGCGGTCAGTGGCGTACACCTCGACGTCGACCAGCACCTCCAGGCCGCGGCCGACCGCGGCGGGGTCGATGACGGCGCGATAGCCGGCGATGACACCGCTCTCCTCCAGGCGCTTGACCCGGCGCAGACACGGCGGCGGCGTCAGTCCGACGCGTCTGGCCAGTTCGACGTTGGTCAGCCGCCCGTCCTGGCGCAGGTGAAACAAAATTTCTCGATCAAGGGAATCAAGGTCGATTTCATTGCCCATGGGGCGATCATAGAGGCACAATCAGCAACCAAATAAGATCCATTTCGTCCTAAAATTGCGGCATGGCGATACCCTCGGTCACCGCCGACGCTCCCGTCGGGCCCGCGCCTCCCGCCCCGTCGTCCCGGACGCCGCCCCAGTCCCGGGCCGCCTTCAAGGACTCCGCCTCGGTGGGCCTGGGGCTCGTCCCGCTGGGCATCGCCTTCGGTGTACTGGTCACCCACTCCGGCCTCGCCTGGTGGTGGGCGACCTTGTTCGCCACCCTCATCTACGCCGGCTCGTTCGAGTTCGTGCTGGTCGGCCTGGTCGGCGCGGTCGCCCCGCTGGCGACGGTCGCGCTGACCGCCCTCCTCGTCAACATCCGGCACGTCTTCTACGCGCTGTCCTTCCCCCTGCACCGCGTCAGGGGCCGCGCCGCCAGGACGTACAGCACCTTCGCCCTCACCGACGAGGCGTTCGCCCTGACCACCGGCGAGCAGGCCCGCTCCTGGCCCAGCGGCCGCATTCTGTGGCTGCAGGTGTTCATGCACCTGTACTGGGCCGGCAGCGCCACCGCCGGGGCCCTGCTCGGCTCGCTGATCCCCCAGAGCGTGCAGGGCCTGGACTTCGCACTGACCGCCCTGTTCACCGTCCTGGCCCTCGACGCCATCCGGGACCGGCGGGGCGACCTGCCCACCCCGGCCCTGGCGCTGCTCAGCGCGCTGGCCGCCCGGCTGGTCTTCCCCGACCAGCTGCTCCCGGCCGCGTTCGGCCTGTTCACCGCGGGTCTCCTGACCCGCCGCTTCGTTGCCGAGCGGAGGCGCGCCGATGCCTGACATCCCGTACCTCGTCGCGGCGGTCGCGCTCTCCGCCACCGTCACCTGGGGGCTGCGCGCCCTTCCCTTCGCCGCCCTCGCCCCCCTGCGCGCGAGCCGGACCGTCCAGTACCTCAGCCGCGGCATGCCCGCCGGCGTCATGGTCATCCTGCTCGTCTACTGCCTGCGCGACCTGCCGCTGACCGAGCCGCGCGCCCTTGCCCCGCTGGCGGCGCTGGCCGTCACCGTCGGCCTGCACCTGTGGCGCCGCAACGCCCTGCTCAGCATCCTCGGCGGCACCACCGTCCATGTGGTCCTGGCCAGCACGGTGTTCGCGCACTGAGCACCCGGCGCCGGTCGCGTGAGCCGGGCGGGGGCCGCGGGCGGCGGAGTGCGAGCGGCGTCCCCGCCTGCCCGCGGCCGGAAGTTCAGTCGCCGAGGAACGTGACCGTCTCGGCGAGCGGAGCCCGGTCGGTCCGGGCCCAGGCGACGGCGGTGTCCTCGAAGCCGATCGACAGCCCGCAGAAGAGGATCATGCCCTCCGGCGGGGAGACGATCTCCGCGACCGTCCCGTGGTAGACCGACCAGGCGATCTGCGGGCAGCTGTGCAGCCCTTCGGCGCGGAGCAGCAGCATGACGGTCTGCAGGTACATCCCGAGGTCGGCCCACTGGGACGGCCCCATGGTGCGGTCGATGTAGCAGAAGAGGGCGGCGGGGGCGCCGAAGCACTGCCAGTTCGCGGCGACGGCTCGCCGCCGCGCCTCGCCGTCCTCCCGCGGTATGCCCAGGGCTCCGTAGCGCCGCTCGGCGGCGGCCGACCGGCGCTCCTGGTATGGGGGTTCCAGCTCGTCGGGGTACATCTGGTACTCCCGCTCGTCACCGGCGTCCCCGGCGGCCACCCGCGCCGCGGTGCGCTTCTTGAGCAAGGTCAGCGGCTCCCCGGTCAGCACATAGCTGTACCAGGGCTGGAGGTTGGCGCCGGACGGCGAGCGGGCCGCGGCGCCCAGCACCCGCTCCAGCACCCGTCTGGGCACCGGCGCACCGTTGAAGCCGCGCACCGCCCTCCGACTCGTCACCGCTTCGTAGACGTCCACGAGCAATTTCCCTTCCCCTGGGTCCACTTGAACCACAGCAATCTACGTCGGTGCCCCCTGCGGGCCGGCGGGCGGCCCGGCCGACTCGCTTGACCCTCCTGTTACCGGAGGCCCTACGGTCCCGGACATGAAGATCGTTGTTCATGACACCGCGTCCACCATGCTGGAGCTCCTGGAACGGCCCCAGGAGCAGCGGGCGGACGCCCTGCGAGAGATGTTCGAGCCGGTCCAGAGCGTGATGGGCCCGGTGGACCTCGTCGCGATGCACCGGACGGGCGGTGGCTTCCGGACCGACCGCGACGACCCGCGGTATCCGGCCGCCCTGCGCACGATGCGGGAAGCGGACGTGTGGAACCGCGTCGAGGAGGCGCTCACGGCCGCGTGGGAACGGATCGACGGCGCGGTGCCCGGCGTCCGGCACGCCGGGACC
Proteins encoded in this region:
- a CDS encoding nitroreductase, giving the protein MDVYEAVTSRRAVRGFNGAPVPRRVLERVLGAAARSPSGANLQPWYSYVLTGEPLTLLKKRTAARVAAGDAGDEREYQMYPDELEPPYQERRSAAAERRYGALGIPREDGEARRRAVAANWQCFGAPAALFCYIDRTMGPSQWADLGMYLQTVMLLLRAEGLHSCPQIAWSVYHGTVAEIVSPPEGMILFCGLSIGFEDTAVAWARTDRAPLAETVTFLGD
- a CDS encoding AzlC family ABC transporter permease — protein: MGLGLVPLGIAFGVLVTHSGLAWWWATLFATLIYAGSFEFVLVGLVGAVAPLATVALTALLVNIRHVFYALSFPLHRVRGRAARTYSTFALTDEAFALTTGEQARSWPSGRILWLQVFMHLYWAGSATAGALLGSLIPQSVQGLDFALTALFTVLALDAIRDRRGDLPTPALALLSALAARLVFPDQLLPAAFGLFTAGLLTRRFVAERRRADA
- a CDS encoding branched-chain amino acid transporter permease; this encodes MPDIPYLVAAVALSATVTWGLRALPFAALAPLRASRTVQYLSRGMPAGVMVILLVYCLRDLPLTEPRALAPLAALAVTVGLHLWRRNALLSILGGTTVHVVLASTVFAH